In the genome of Zobellia nedashkovskayae, the window ACCTTCAAAAGAAATAGGCATTATCAAAGAAGCAATTAAAGAAGCCATTTTAGAAGGTGAAATTCCCAATGAATATGAAGCAGCAAAAGAATTTATGCTGAAAAAAGGAAAAGCAATTGGTCTTACACCGTCCTAAATTCAGCACATTAGGATACTTCTTTATATTAAAAAAAGATACCAGGCTATTTTAACAATAGACCTCATATTCTAACGTTTTACTGTTGAGACACAATGAAAAGACAATCGCATCGTTCATGTGATTTTTTTATCAACGACATATTTATCAATTGTGCCGATTTATTTTGGTAGTCAACGATTAGAATAGTCACAAATGATAAAAATAGATACCTTTACATAGGCAGATTCAAGATTGTCCCCCTTTTTATCCAATTAAAAAGTCATGAAAAAATTCCTCCTGATTGCACTCATTACCACTACTACACTATGTGGCCTTAGAGCTCAACAAGATGCCCAGTATACACAATACATGTATAACCCAATGCCTATTAACCCTGCCTATGCAGGTTCTCGAGGTGTTTTCAGTATAGCGGCATTACACCGATCACAATGGGTTGGTATACAAGGTGCCCCAACAACACAAACACTTAATTTTCACACGCCAGTCTCAGACAGAGTTGGTGTTGGTCTGTCTATTGTGAATGATGATATAGGAAACGGAACAAGTCAAGAAACTTATTTTGACGGTGTTTTTTCCTACACCGTACCCCTTTCAAGAGAAGCAAAACTCGCTTTTGGTTTAAAGGCTAGTGCACACGTATTAAACCTAGATTTTAGTAAACTTGCTAACTACCAAGATGAAACTTCCGGTACAGGTCTAACTAATATTGATAACAAGCTTTCTCCAAACTTTGGTGCGGGGGTTTACTATTACAATGAACGATTCTATGTAGGTCTATCCGTTCCTAATTTTTTAGCAACCAAGCATTTTGACGGTGATGCAACTAGTTCTTCTTTTTTAGCAAAGGAACGTATGAACTTTTATTTGATGACAGGGTATGTTTACGACCTTAATCAAATATGGCAATTTAAACCAACGCTACTGGTAAAAGCTGTTAACGGAGCTCCATTACAAATTGATGTTTCCGCCAATTTCATGTTCCGAAATAAATTTATTTTAGGAGCTGGTTACAGGTGGGATGCTGCTCTTAGTGCCCTTTTTGGGTTTCAAGCTTCAGACCAAATATTATTGGGGTTAGCTTACGATAGAGAAGTTACTGAACTTGGTGGTTCACGATTTAATGACGGATCATTTGAAGTAATTTTAAGGTATGAATTTCGCTCACGTAATAGAAGAAGTATAGCGCCAAGGTTCTTCTAAGTTTTAGATTATTTTACTCTTGCTCTAACCGCGGTTTTTATATGATTTAAATTTGTTCACTCCATTCTTCATTTTGGGTTTAACCCGAAACATTGCATAAATAAATATTACGACTAAGTTATCCTACACATTAAGGGGTCTATACATCTACTTTTTTACACTATACAACATATAGTTTGCAAGGTCTCCTGACCTTATTAAATTTACCTCACAAATTTGTAGGTCTTTATTTACAATAGCTACATCTTGCTATTCCAAAGACTTTATAAAATACATTCCCTATTGGCGAATCGTTTTAAAAAAATTTTCGGGGCAATTCTCTTAGTATTACTTGCCCATGCGGGAAACGCTCAACAAACCACAAATTGGACGTCGGTATCATCCACAGTATGGGAATCCGTAACCAATGATGGTTTAGTGCGCGTTCAATGTACTGTATCTGGCGGCGTATCAATCTCTGGTCCGGAAACAATGGGTTGCACCAGTGCTGCAACTTATAGCGATCCTGCAGTTTTTGGAAGTCCTTCTTTAGAGGTTTCAGCTGATGCAGGTAATTTAAACTTCTTTTTCTTTGATGCCATAACCGGAAATCCTGTACACATTGTAAATCCTATAGTGCATGTCGATAAAGTAGGAACCGTGGGTTTCGTTCTATTAAGCTTTCAAGCGGCAACAGGAAACTTTAATATTACTAATGGTACATGGACGGAACTAAGTTCTAACGGACCTATATTTGAATCTACTCCTACCCTTTTCAATATTGATGATAATGCATTAATTATTAGTGGTTTTGGAACTGATGAATGTGGAAACGGTTCGAATATAGGAACAGGAGGAGGAAGTTTGCGTGTTGAAGAAGTTACTGAGTCAATCGAGATGGATGTAGATGTAACTGGTGGCCTGCTCCCTTTTTTGGCCGCTCCGGATGAAGTAGAATTCGTGCTTACCAATCTTATTATTGCCGAACCTAAAATTGAAGTAACCAAAACAGTTGTCGAAAATTTTTCAAATCCTGTCAGTATTGGAGATACTGTAAATTACACAATTACCGTAGAAAACACAGGAAATGTCACTTTAGATAATATTGATCTAACTGATACTTTTTCGGATATAGATTCAAATAATCTAACTTTAACAAGCCCCCCTGCTTTTAGTAGTTCCTCTTTAAGCTCGCTTGAAGGCACACTCCTTCCTGGGGAAACTGCAACCTATTTAGCAAGCTTTTCACTGACCACACCTGTATTGCAAACAGGAGGAATCATTAATCAAATAAGTGTTCTTGCCGATAGTCCCTACGGAACAGATGATGTAGATGATATTTCTGACGATGGTGTTGATACCGATGGAAATGTCGAGGATGACGCCACCATCAGTTATTTTCCTACGACCGATGATGATACGGTTAACATCTGTGAAGAAGGGACAGTTGATATTTATGTTCTTACAAATGATGATTTTGGAGGAAACGGACCTTCATCCGGAAGCATATTTATTGTTAGTCCTGCCAGCTCTGGAAGTGCTTTAGTTAATGACAATACAACCCCGTCCAATCCTATTGATGATTATATAACATATACTTCAGCTCTTGGATATACAGGTTCAGATAGTTTCGTTTATGGAATAACAGATAGCAAAGGATATACCCAACATGCAATAGTATCCGTTACAGAAACCGCGGCTCCAAATGCCGGTATTGACGGAACTTTGACTATCTGCGAAGGAACCACCGTAACCGAAACACAACTCTTTGACCAACTAGACGGAACTCCTGATTCAGGGGGAACATGGACACCTATTCCTGCAGGTGCTGGAACATACACCTACACCTTAACGGCAACTTCGCCTTGTACTGTCGATAGTACTTCCAAGGTAGTTGTTTCCGAGCAAGCAACTCCGAATGCAGGAACCGACGGAACTTTGACCATCTGCGAAGGAACCACCGTAACCGAAACACAACTTTTTGACGAACTTGGTGGTTCGCCAGAAACTGGTGGGAACTGGACACCGACCCTTGCAGGTGCTGGAACATATACTTATACCGTAACGGCAACTTCGCCTTGTACTGTTGATAGTACTTCCGAGGTAGTTGTTTCCGAGCAAGCAACTCCGAACGCAGGAACCGACGGAACATTGACCATCTGCGAAGGAACCACCGTAACAGAATCACAACTCTTTGACGAACTTGGTGGTTCGCCAGAAACTGGTGGGAATTGGACTCCGACCCTTGCAGGTGCAGGAACATACACCTACACCGTAACGGCAACATCGCCTTGTATTGTTGATAGTACTTCCGAAATAGTTGTTTCCGAGCAGGCAACTCCGAACGCAGGAACCGATGGGATATTGACCATCTGTGAAGGAACCACTGTAACAGAATCACAACTCTTTGACGAACTTACTGATTCGCCAGACCTTGGTGGAACATGGTCACCAACAATGTCTGGTGCAGGAACATACACTTATACCGTTGCGGCAACTTCGCCTTGTACTGTCGATAGTACTTCCGAGGTAGTTGTTTCCGAGCAGGCAACTCCGAACGCAGGAACCGACGGAACTTTGACCATCTGCGAAGGAACCACCGTAACCGAAACACAACTTTTTGACGAACTCGGCGGTTCGCCGGAATCCGGCGGAACATGGTCTCCCACTCTTTCAAGCGCTGGAACATACACCTATACTGTAACGGCAACTTCGCCTTGTACTGTCGATAGTACTTCCAAAGTAATTGTTTCCGAGCAGGCAACTCCGAATGCAGGAACCGACGGAACTTTGACTATCTGCGAAGGAAGCACCGTAACCGAAACACAACTCTTTGACGAACTTGGTGGTTCGCCGGAACCTGGTGGGAACTGGACACCGACCCTTGCAGGTGCTGGAACATATACTTATACGGTAACGGCAACATCGCCTTGTACTGTTGATAGTACTTCCGAGGTAGTTGTTTCCGAGCAAGCAACTCCGAACGCAGGAACCGATGGGATATTGACCATCTGTGAAGGAACCACTGTAACAGAATCACAACTCTTTGACGAACTTACTGATTCGCCAGACCTTGGTGGAACATGGTCACCAACAATGTCTGGTGCAGGAACATACACCTATACCGTTGCGGCAACTTCGCCTTGTACAGGAGACGACACCTCAGAAGTAGTTGTTACAGAAAAAGCATTACCTAATGCAGGAACCGACGGAACATTGACCATCTGCGAAGGAACCACCGTAACAGAATCACAACTCTTTGACGAACTTGGTGGTTCGCCAGACACTGGTGGGAACTGGACACCGACCCTTGCAGGTGCTGGAACATATACTTATACTGTAACGGCAACATCGCCTTGTACTGTTGATAGTACTTCCGAGGTAGTTGTTTCCGAGCAGGCAACTCCGAACGCAGGAACCGACGGAACTTTGACTATCTGCGAAGGAACCACTGTAACAGAAACACAACTTTTTGACGAACTCGGCGGTTCGCCGGAACCTGGTGGGAACTGGACACCAACAATGTCTGGTGCAGGAACATACACCTATACCGTTGCGGCAACTTCGCCATGTACAGTAGATGATACTTCGGAAATTGTGGTAACAGAACTAATAAATCCTAATGCAGGTACCGATGGTTCTTTGACCGTCTGTCAAGGTACGACCGTAACTGAAGATCAACTTTTTAATGAGCTTGGTGGAAGTCCGGACCCTGGCGGAAGTTGGACACCTGCCCTTGCGAGTTCTGGAACATATACTTATACGGTAACTTCCTCGTGTACTGGAGATGATACTTCTCAAGTTGTTGTTACCGAGCAAGTTTTACCTAATGCCGGTATTGATGGAACATTAACCATCTGCGAAGGAACTACTGTTACCGAAACACAACTTTTTGATGAACTAGGCGGCTCCCCAAATCCTGGTGGAGACTGGACGCCTGCCCTTGCTGGTGCAGGAACATATACGTATACCGTTGTAGCGACTTCTGCATGTACTGTAGATGGCACCTCGGAAGTGGTCGTAACAGAAGAACCGACTGCAAATGCTGGTATTGATGGAACATTGACTATCTGTGAAGGAACTACTGTTACCGAAACACAACTCTTCGATGAACTAGGCGGTTCGCCGGACTCCAGCGGGAATTGGACGCCTACCTTTGCGGGTGCAGGAACATACACCTATACCGTAATGGCAACTTCACCATGTACAGCAAATGATACTTCGGAAGTTGTGGTAACAGAACAAGTAAATCCGAATGCAGGTACTGATGGTTCTTTGACCATTTGTGAAGGCACAACTGTTACTGAAAGTCAACTTTTGTCAGAACTTGGTAACAATCCTGACTCAGGGGGAACATGGTTACCAGCAATGGCCGGTGCAGGAACATATACCTATACCGTAACTGCAACTTCGCCTTGTACCGTAGATGATACTTCAATAATCGTGGTAACCGAGCAGGTATTACCTAATGCGGGTACCGATGGAACATTGACCATATGCGAGGGCGAGACCGTAAACGAAACACAGCTCTTTGCTCAACTTGGAGGTGCTGATTCTGGTGGAACATGGACACCGACAATGGCAGGCGCAGGAACGTACACTTATACAATAACAGCAATTTCACCATGTGCCATTGATGATACTTCAGAAGTGGTAGTTACCGAGCAGGTATTACCTAATGCGGGTACCGATGGAACATTGACCATTTGTGCGGACGAAACCGTAAACGAAACACAGCTCTTTGCTCAACTTGGAGGTGCTGATTCAGGTGGAACATGGACGCCCATGATGGCAGGTGCAGGAACGTACATTTATACAATAGCAGCAATTATGCCGTGTGCCATTGATGATACTTCAGAAGTGGTAGTTACCGAGCAGGTATTGCCTAATGCGGGTACCGATGGAACATTAATTATATGCGAAGGAATCACAATAACTGAAGCTCAACTTTTTGACGAACTTGGTGGAACACCAGATTCAGGAGGAACCTGGTCACCGGTTGTGGCAGGAGCTGGAACGTATACTTATACCGTAACTGCAACTTCACCTTGCGCTATTGATGATACTTCAGAAGTTATTGTTACAGAACAGGCACCACCAAATGCAGGTACGGATGGGACATTAGAAATATGCGAAGGCAATAGTCTTACCGAAGCCCTGCTTTTTGCGGAACTTGGAGGCTCACCAGACCCTGGTGGAAACTGGACTCCTACCCTTTCGGGTGCAGGAACATACACTTATACCGTTGCGGCAACTTCGCCATGCACAGGAAATGATACTTCTGAAATTATTGTAACTGAAGTAGCTGCGCCTAATGCTGGTACCGATGGAACATTGATTATCTGTGAAGGAATCACAGTAACTGAAACTCAACTTTTTGATGAACTTGGCGGAACACCTGATTCTAGTGGAAGCTGGACGCCAACAATGGCTGGCGCTGGAACGTACACCTATACCGTAATTGCAACATTACCGTGTACTGTGGATAGTACTTCAGAAGTAATCGTATCAGAACAGCCAACTCCAAATGCGGGTACAGACGGAAGTTTGACCATTTGTGAGGGCGAGACCGTAAACGAAACTCAACTTCTTGCCCAACTTGGCACTCCAGATTCTGGTGGAGTATGGACACCCGCAATGGCTGGCGCAGGAACATATACTTATACCGTAATGGCGATTACTCCATGTACTCTAGATGATATATCCGAAGTAGTTGTATCTGAACAACCAATTCCAGATGCAGGAACAAACGGAACTTTGACTATTTGCCAAGGAACTATCGTAACCGAAACACAACTCTTTGATGAACTTAACGGAACTCCCGATACTGGTGGCGATTGGACACCTACTCTGGCTGGTGCAGGAACATATACTTATATCGTAAAAGGTAATGTTTGTCCAAACGCAATTGCAAATATTATCGTTAATGAAGAAATTCAGCCGAATGCCGGAACAGATGCAACGCTTACCATATGCCCGGGTTCAACTGTAACAGAGGCAGAACTCTTTTTGCTCTTAGGAACTGATAATACTAGCGGTACATGGAATCCTAATCCTGAAGGAGCCAGTGCAGGAATGTATACCTATAGTATTACTGGAAACATATGTGGTGGTGATTCAACAGCAACAGTTGCGGTTACTATTTCTAATCTAGATTCGGATGGTGATACCATATTAGATTGTGATGAAATAATAGATGGTACCGATCCTTTTGACGACTGCGATTCCATAGGCGGGAAACCATTGGCCAGCAGCGATTGTGATAATGACAAACTCACGGAAGAAGAGGAATCTTTATTGGGCACAGACCCAATGAATCCAGATTCTGATGGTGACGGAGTAATAGACGGACAAGAAGTAATTGACAGTACTGATCCGCTGGACAATTGTGATTTCTTATTGGAAAGTCAAACTTTTGCTCCGAGTAGAATCTGGAATGATGCGGACTGTGATATGGACAACCTCACGAACGAACAAGAAATAGACAGGGGAACCGATTCTACCAATCCTGATACCGACGGTGATACTATAAATGACGGACAAGAGGTGATGGACAATACCGATCCGCTTGACCCTTGCGATTCAATTGGTGGCACAGCACCTAACAACATTTCCTGTGAATTATTTATTGAGTTAGACCTCGTTAAACAAGGAGATATTTTAAACGGAAGTTTTAGGATTATTAATATTGACCGCTACCCTAATCATCAGGTAGAGATATTTAATAGATGGGGTATTCTAGTTTGGGAGTCTTCTAAATATGACAACAACAATAATGCTTTTGAAGGATTATCAAAAGGAAGAATTACCATTATAGAAAACCAAAAATTACCATCTGGTGTTTATTTCTATAAAATAAAATATGTAGCTAAAGGTGAGGATAAGATGAAAGAAGGATACCTCTATCTACAAGATTAAACAGAGCAAGTAAACATGAAAGGTACGATACTAAAAATCTTGTTTTTACTTCTGACGATGCAATTAAGCTTCGGGCAGCAGGATGCTCAATTCACCCAATACATGTATAACACATTAACGGTAAATCCTGCCTATGCCGGTTCTAGAGATGTTCTCGGCGTTTCGCTACTACACCGCTCGCAATGGGTTGGAATGGACGGAGCTCCTAGTACACAAACCTTCAACATACAAGGTCCTTACAATGACAAAATAGGATTAGGGTTTTCTATCGTACATGACGAAATTGGAAATAACACCAACCAAAGCACCAACTTTGATGTTGCTTTCTCATACAGTGTGCCTACCTCCGAGAATTACGAACTATCCTTTGGTCTTTCTGCTGGTGGGCAGTTGTTAAATATCGATTTTAATAAATTGAGAAATTATAGTGCTAGTCTGGCACCATCCGTAGAAAAAGAATTATATAAAAAATTTACGCCCAATGTGGGAGCCGGAGTATACTTTCACTCCAATAAATTTTATATTGGTCTTTCTGCACCTAATATCTTAGAAACCGAACATTTTCAAAATCCAGATGATAATGGTTCTGTAATAGCTTCTGAGCGCATGAATTTTTATCTGATTTCCGGATATGTCTTTGACCTAACTCCATCTTTGAAATTTAAGCCCGCATATCTTATAAAAGCTGTTACCGGGGCTCCTCTTCAGGTTGATCTTTCCGCTAATTTTTTAATCAACGAAAAATTTACCTTGGGTGCTGCCTATAGATGGGATGCTGCCATGAGTGCGCTATTTGGCTTCCACATGGGAAAGCAATTTATGCTGGGACTTGCCTATGACCGAGAAATATCTTCATTAGGTGGTTCACAATTTAATGATGGTTCTTTTGAAATATTTCTCAGGTATGAATTCATTAAGAATAATAAAATTGACCTAACCCCTAGATTCTTTTAGAAATGAGCATAAAGCCCACATATCTAATAATTCTACTCATTTTCATCACTTGGGGTTCTAGTTGTTTCTCACAAGGAAAAAACAAGAAAGCGAAAACTGATAATTTTGATCATTACGCTTACATGCAGGATATTGAATCCTACGCCTCTTTATTGGAAAAAGGATATGACGAGACCACAATCCATAAAAAATTAGGAAATGCCAATTACCATAGTGCCAACTACGATGTTGCTACATTCTGGTACGAAAAACTGTTAGAAAATGATGAAGTAGCGGTCTCTCCAGACTACCTCTACCGGTATGCCCTAGCTCTAAAATCTATAAAAAAATATGAAGAATCTGATATATGGATGGAAAAATTCCAAAAAATAAAGAACAACGATACACGCGCTAACCTTTTTACAAGTAACCCTGATTATTTAAAAGAGATA includes:
- a CDS encoding PorP/SprF family type IX secretion system membrane protein, with amino-acid sequence MKGTILKILFLLLTMQLSFGQQDAQFTQYMYNTLTVNPAYAGSRDVLGVSLLHRSQWVGMDGAPSTQTFNIQGPYNDKIGLGFSIVHDEIGNNTNQSTNFDVAFSYSVPTSENYELSFGLSAGGQLLNIDFNKLRNYSASLAPSVEKELYKKFTPNVGAGVYFHSNKFYIGLSAPNILETEHFQNPDDNGSVIASERMNFYLISGYVFDLTPSLKFKPAYLIKAVTGAPLQVDLSANFLINEKFTLGAAYRWDAAMSALFGFHMGKQFMLGLAYDREISSLGGSQFNDGSFEIFLRYEFIKNNKIDLTPRFF
- a CDS encoding PorP/SprF family type IX secretion system membrane protein — encoded protein: MKKFLLIALITTTTLCGLRAQQDAQYTQYMYNPMPINPAYAGSRGVFSIAALHRSQWVGIQGAPTTQTLNFHTPVSDRVGVGLSIVNDDIGNGTSQETYFDGVFSYTVPLSREAKLAFGLKASAHVLNLDFSKLANYQDETSGTGLTNIDNKLSPNFGAGVYYYNERFYVGLSVPNFLATKHFDGDATSSSFLAKERMNFYLMTGYVYDLNQIWQFKPTLLVKAVNGAPLQIDVSANFMFRNKFILGAGYRWDAALSALFGFQASDQILLGLAYDREVTELGGSRFNDGSFEVILRYEFRSRNRRSIAPRFF
- a CDS encoding T9SS type B sorting domain-containing protein → MANRFKKIFGAILLVLLAHAGNAQQTTNWTSVSSTVWESVTNDGLVRVQCTVSGGVSISGPETMGCTSAATYSDPAVFGSPSLEVSADAGNLNFFFFDAITGNPVHIVNPIVHVDKVGTVGFVLLSFQAATGNFNITNGTWTELSSNGPIFESTPTLFNIDDNALIISGFGTDECGNGSNIGTGGGSLRVEEVTESIEMDVDVTGGLLPFLAAPDEVEFVLTNLIIAEPKIEVTKTVVENFSNPVSIGDTVNYTITVENTGNVTLDNIDLTDTFSDIDSNNLTLTSPPAFSSSSLSSLEGTLLPGETATYLASFSLTTPVLQTGGIINQISVLADSPYGTDDVDDISDDGVDTDGNVEDDATISYFPTTDDDTVNICEEGTVDIYVLTNDDFGGNGPSSGSIFIVSPASSGSALVNDNTTPSNPIDDYITYTSALGYTGSDSFVYGITDSKGYTQHAIVSVTETAAPNAGIDGTLTICEGTTVTETQLFDQLDGTPDSGGTWTPIPAGAGTYTYTLTATSPCTVDSTSKVVVSEQATPNAGTDGTLTICEGTTVTETQLFDELGGSPETGGNWTPTLAGAGTYTYTVTATSPCTVDSTSEVVVSEQATPNAGTDGTLTICEGTTVTESQLFDELGGSPETGGNWTPTLAGAGTYTYTVTATSPCIVDSTSEIVVSEQATPNAGTDGILTICEGTTVTESQLFDELTDSPDLGGTWSPTMSGAGTYTYTVAATSPCTVDSTSEVVVSEQATPNAGTDGTLTICEGTTVTETQLFDELGGSPESGGTWSPTLSSAGTYTYTVTATSPCTVDSTSKVIVSEQATPNAGTDGTLTICEGSTVTETQLFDELGGSPEPGGNWTPTLAGAGTYTYTVTATSPCTVDSTSEVVVSEQATPNAGTDGILTICEGTTVTESQLFDELTDSPDLGGTWSPTMSGAGTYTYTVAATSPCTGDDTSEVVVTEKALPNAGTDGTLTICEGTTVTESQLFDELGGSPDTGGNWTPTLAGAGTYTYTVTATSPCTVDSTSEVVVSEQATPNAGTDGTLTICEGTTVTETQLFDELGGSPEPGGNWTPTMSGAGTYTYTVAATSPCTVDDTSEIVVTELINPNAGTDGSLTVCQGTTVTEDQLFNELGGSPDPGGSWTPALASSGTYTYTVTSSCTGDDTSQVVVTEQVLPNAGIDGTLTICEGTTVTETQLFDELGGSPNPGGDWTPALAGAGTYTYTVVATSACTVDGTSEVVVTEEPTANAGIDGTLTICEGTTVTETQLFDELGGSPDSSGNWTPTFAGAGTYTYTVMATSPCTANDTSEVVVTEQVNPNAGTDGSLTICEGTTVTESQLLSELGNNPDSGGTWLPAMAGAGTYTYTVTATSPCTVDDTSIIVVTEQVLPNAGTDGTLTICEGETVNETQLFAQLGGADSGGTWTPTMAGAGTYTYTITAISPCAIDDTSEVVVTEQVLPNAGTDGTLTICADETVNETQLFAQLGGADSGGTWTPMMAGAGTYIYTIAAIMPCAIDDTSEVVVTEQVLPNAGTDGTLIICEGITITEAQLFDELGGTPDSGGTWSPVVAGAGTYTYTVTATSPCAIDDTSEVIVTEQAPPNAGTDGTLEICEGNSLTEALLFAELGGSPDPGGNWTPTLSGAGTYTYTVAATSPCTGNDTSEIIVTEVAAPNAGTDGTLIICEGITVTETQLFDELGGTPDSSGSWTPTMAGAGTYTYTVIATLPCTVDSTSEVIVSEQPTPNAGTDGSLTICEGETVNETQLLAQLGTPDSGGVWTPAMAGAGTYTYTVMAITPCTLDDISEVVVSEQPIPDAGTNGTLTICQGTIVTETQLFDELNGTPDTGGDWTPTLAGAGTYTYIVKGNVCPNAIANIIVNEEIQPNAGTDATLTICPGSTVTEAELFLLLGTDNTSGTWNPNPEGASAGMYTYSITGNICGGDSTATVAVTISNLDSDGDTILDCDEIIDGTDPFDDCDSIGGKPLASSDCDNDKLTEEEESLLGTDPMNPDSDGDGVIDGQEVIDSTDPLDNCDFLLESQTFAPSRIWNDADCDMDNLTNEQEIDRGTDSTNPDTDGDTINDGQEVMDNTDPLDPCDSIGGTAPNNISCELFIELDLVKQGDILNGSFRIINIDRYPNHQVEIFNRWGILVWESSKYDNNNNAFEGLSKGRITIIENQKLPSGVYFYKIKYVAKGEDKMKEGYLYLQD